TGCGGCCGGTGCCGCGGCGGCATGGATTTTGTTATACTGCTCGACCACGGCCGGAGTGATGTTGGAAGGCTGGTCCGCGTAGAGCACCGGAGTCTGGGGCGACGAGACATCCAGCACGACGGAAAGCCCGTTCTTCTCGGCATAGTCGGTGATGATGGCCATCATCTTCTGACCGATCTCGTTGATGGCATCCTGCTCGGCGGTCTGGAACTCGGCGGTGGCGTCTTCGTTGGTACGATTCAGCGCGCGCGTCTTGTCATCAATGGAGCGCATCAGTTTATTGCGAGCATCGTCGCTGAGGGTCTTCTCCTGATTGCGGAGCTGATCCTGTAGAGCGGTAAGCTCGCTCTGCATCTTCTCCAACTCGCCGCGCTTGGGGGCGAAGCGGGCTTGTAAAGCTTGGGCGGCTTTTTGCCCATCGGTACTTTGGGCGATGGCCATCTGAATATTTATGATGCCCATTTTCTGCGCCGTTTGCGCTTTTGCCGTGCTCATACCCACCGTGAGGGCGGCAATCATAATCATCGGAATCAATCGTTTCATTCCGTTACTCTCCTTGACTGACTTGAATTTGACCATAATACGTTCTTTCATTATCTATTACTTACTTGCCTATCTTCAACTCTTGGTTGAGCTGTTTATCCAGCATCCCCTCGATCTGCTTCTTGCGCGCCGTAAACTCTTCGTCGTCCGGTTTCAGCAGGATGGCTTTGTCGAGCGCGACCAGCGCCTCATTCAGGTCGTTCTTATGACCGTAGGCGAGCGAGAGATTGTAGTAGGTGGTGGCTTCGTTCGGTTTCAGTTTGGCGATCTCCTGGTACTTGGCGATGGCGCCGTCAAAATCCTTCTTCGCCAGGGAAGCGCTGGCCTGCGAACTGAGTGCCTGCATGCGCACGAGCTGTATCTTCGGCTCATGCTGCTTGTCGATGGCGGCAGCGGCTTCGATATTTTTCATCGCCTCTTCGAGCAAGCCCTTGTTTGCCTGAGACACGGCTTTGATTACCAGCGGATTTGGCAAATCGGGCGCGATCAATAGAATCTCGTCTGACTTGGCGATGGCTTCATCATTTTTGCCAGAGATCATCAGAACGTTGGCCGCCTGCAGCATCGTGTTCAGCTTGCCCACGGATACGAAAACAGGGGCGCAGGTGTTGACCTTATTGCCCGCGATAGCCAACCCCTTGGCTTTGGTCAGCATGTAGTTGTCCATGCTGCCGTCCAAGTCGTACTTGCCGTCCTTGAGTCCCTTGAACTCCACTTCACCCTCGTCGTTCGTCTTCTTCTTCCACTCTTTGGCCTGCTCGGTGTTCCTGAGAATGAATTCGAGCTTGATGGCAGGCTCTCCTGAATCGGTTTTAATCGTGCATTGCAGACTATTGTCTGCGTGCAATGCGGGCGTCATCACTGCGGCCAGGGTAGCGGCCATGATGGTGGCGGAAATTTTACGAAGTTTCATATTTCTATCCTCCCTCTCGAAGCCGGGCTGAATACCCAAGCCGGAGTAGTGCCATGAATTTTGATCCCAAAACTTTTATTGCTTGCAAAGCTATTTCCCGTTTTGCTGGGCCGTTACCAACTGCCGGGCCTGATTCATTGCCGCCACCGCCGCCTGCACCTGCGGATCGTTCCCAGCTTCCACTTGCTCACCGGCCTCGATTCCGTACACCAAGGTCAGCACCTCGGACTGAATGCGCCATCGAATCCAAGGACGAACTTTTTCCCACTCATCCGCTGGGGCGCGAAACCCCGCCTCGCGCAGGAACATCTCAAACTGGCCGACAACCTCATCGGTCGCCTTGAATTCACGGCCTACCTTGCCACGCCGCTGTAGCAGCCCTTGGGCAAAATTAATGAAGGCCGTGCTTTCTTCAAGCACTTCCATCAATGGCCGCAGGCGCAACGGTGGCACAACTTCATCCGGCTCAAGACCTCCGCCCTGTCGCAGCGGACGTCCGTTATCTGTGGTAATCTCTTCGGGTAACTCTTAGCTTAACCATAGGCCTAACCCATCGCGGCCTCCGCTAAGGATACCAGCCAGGGCCGTTGCTGGCAATTCTTTTTGCACCGACCGGCCACGCGGGGTGAAATAGCGGGCGGTGGTCAGGACGAGGGCCGCGCCCTGGCTCAGCGGCATGATCGCTTCGGCCACCCCCTTGCCGAAAGTAGTTTCGCCCACCAACCAGGCGCGGTCGTGTTCTTGCAACGCGGCGGCGATGATCTCCGATGCGCTGGCGGAGTTTTCATTTATTAAGACCACCAGCGGAAGCCTGGCGAAGGCTGCCGGAGATGGGCCCCCAGATGATCCTGAAGTTGGAGTCGCGTAGCGCGTCTCGGGGACATTCCGTCCGCGCAGGCTGACTACGAGATTGCGATCCGGCTTGTTGCTATCGCCCTCGGGCAGGAACAAGCCCACGGTTTCCGCTGCCGCATCCACCGAGCCGCCGGGGTTGCCGCGCAGATCGAGCAGCAGTCCGTTCAGGGGCTCGTCGGCCATCCGGTCAATTGCTTCCTTAATCTCCGATGGCGTTGATCTTTCGATGTGAGCCACATGAACATAGCCGATACCCGGCGCGATCAGGAAGTTCTTGTCCACCGTTGGACTGGCCACCTCGGACGGGTCCAGCTCGAAATCGCGCGGGACCACTGAGCCACTTTGCAACACGGCCAGACGGACCTTCCCGTTGCGCGCGCTCTGCAGCAGCTCCACCATCTCTTCGAGACCCATCTGCGCGATGCGCTGTCCATTGAGCGCCACCACGCGGTCGCCCGGCCCCAGTCCGGCGCGCGCAAAGGGCGAGTCCGGGACCGACTGCAGCACGGTGATCTTCCCGGCCTGCACGTTCAACACCGCGCCGAATCCCTGACGCACGCCGCGCTGCTGCTGTCGCAACGCCAGAAACTGCTGCTCGTCCAGAAATACCGAAAAGGGATCAAGGCGCGAGAGCGCTCCGGCTATGGCTCCGTCGTAGATCAGCCGTCGTATCTCCACCGGCTCGGCGGCATGGGTGGAGATGGCATCAATCGTCGAGGCAACCTGCTGAAGGCTGGCGCGAATCTCTTCGTCCCGCGCGGGCTTCGCCGTTTGCGCGACGACTGGGGGGACCATGAGCAAAGGTATTGCTGTCAGAAGGAGCAGCCGCGATAATATCACCCGGTTGAATGAGGAAAGCCCCGGGCCAGGAAGGGCGCCGAGAAGGGCGCCGAGAAGGGCGAATGCTGCGGCTACTAAATCCCAAGCACCCCATGCATGGGATGTCTCGCCGTCCCGGTTTCCGGGATGGCGCGGGGTTTTCACCGGCTTGAGGGCCGCGACTAGCAAAAGGACCGCCTACCATAAATATGCATATCTAATTGGAAGTGTAACCGAGGTTTTGAGTTGCCAGCCAGCGATGCCGGCGATGAACCTTTTGCAAAATACACAAATTTCGCTCGCCGGTGTAACTGCCCAGTCAATCTATAATAGCCTGCCATGCACTCTCCAAAGGACACCGCCAAATCCAAAGCGAAAGCACTCCTCTTACCACCAAACTCGCCTGAGCAGCTCGACTTGTTGCGCGATCACATTGAACTTTTTCTCACTGAGCATCCCCGCCTGTTGCTCTCCGAGCCGGGGCGCGAGGTGATGGACCTATCCGAAACCAGTTACTCACTCTCCACCGAATTCGGCAAATTGACCTGGCACCTATGGAACGAGCGCAGCAATCTGGTGCGACAGATTACTTCGATTGCGCGTGAGCGGCCCGGACGCCTGGAGCTGAAATGCCAGCGCTTCGGCAAAGGTCCCGCCGGCACGCTGATCCTGGCCGACACGCGAGCGGACGCCGAAAGCCTGGAGCGCCGCGGACGCCGCGTGGAATTTGCGCGCCACCTCAAACGTTGGCTGGCTCAATTGTTTCCGGATGCCCGCATCGACGAACTCACCACCGAGACCAGCATGAAGGACTCGCTCTCCGGCTGCTACGCGCGCGGCGTGTTGAACGATGGGGGCCGCCTGTGGGCCGTGATGGGAGTGGGCGAGGAGGAATCCCCCGCCGTCGTGGACGGCATTCTCACTTACGGATTACTCTGGCTCGATCATCTGCGCCGCCAGCAAACATCGCGTGTTGTGGCCGGGCTGAAGCTGTTCCTCCCGCGCGGACAGAGCGAGTTCAAAAATGAAGGCAGGAGTGAAACCACGCGTCAGCGCATGCCCTGGCTGAATAGCGCCGCCGCCCTGTGGGAGCTCTACGAAACGGGGCCGGAGGTAATTAGGCTGGATATCTCCGACGCGGGGAATTTCCGGACTTCGCTGCACCGCCCTCAGCAGAGCGGAGAACTGCGTGCCGGAAAACTACTCTCGGAAGATGTGCCTCTCGCACGCCGCATGGAACAACTCAGCGACCGTATTGTCTGTCGCATGGGAAGTGATGGCTCGCGCCGCTGGTCGATCCACGGACTGGTAATTGCGCGCGAAAGAGCGAACGATTCAGGCTCGCGAATTTTTTTTGGGCTGGGTCGCGCAGAGACCGGGCTAACTGAACAATCCTTCGAGAGGCTGCGGCGGCTCGCGCAGCAGGTGCTCGATCATCGCATGGCGCCCGTTTCAAAGGAGCCAGACTCTGTGGCAGAGCCGCTCGATCGGCAGCATCCACTTTTTCGCCTTTGCCCCGAGCTTTGGATGGAAGACGTACTCGTGAATCATGCCGAGTCCATTGTTCCCGACCTGCTTGGCAATCAGCTTGCCCGGCAAGTGTTTAGCGTGTCGGGATACGAAACTGGATTTGCCGACCTGCTGGGCGTCGCACGTGGCGGGCGACTGGCGATAATCGAGTTGAAGGCTTCGGAGGACATCCATCTGCCGCTGCAAGGGTTGGACTATTGGATGCGCGTTCACTGGCACATGCAGCGCGGCGACTTCGCGCGCCACGGCTTTTTTCCCGGCGGCGAGCTAAGCGCCGAGCCGCCGCGCCTGCTGCTGGTCAGCCCCGGCCTGCAGTTCCACCCAACGTGCCAGACCGTGCTCCACTATTTTTCACAAAAAATCGATGTGGAAATGATCGGCGTTAATGAGGCGTGGCGCGTCCGCCCGCAAGTAGTCTTCCGCAAGCATCGCGATGACTTCCGCCGGAGTGAATAGGAAATCCATGGCGGAACTCGCCCCAGAAACCGCGCCCGCCTCGCCCTCATTGTGGCGGCACCGCGATTACCGCAGGTTTTGGATTGCGGGCACCATCTCCGGTGCGGGAGATCAGTTCACCAGCCTGGCCATCCCGCTGATTGCCGCTCTCACCTTGCACGCTACGCCTTCACAGATGGGCTACATGGTGGCATTGCATGGCGCGCCCTTTCTGCTCTTCAGCTTGTTTGCCGGCGTGTGGGTGGACCGCATGCCGCGCCGCCCTATTCTGATCGCCTGCGACCTGGGCCGCGCCGCCGTGCTGCTGACCCTGCCGCTGGCCGCCGTCGCGGGAACGATGCGCATGGGGCACTTGTACGCGGTGGAACTGCTGGTTGGGATCATGAATGTGTTTTTCCAAGTGGCTCATCAGGCCTATCTGCCCTCGCTCATCGACCGGCGCCGCCTGATGGAGGGCAACAGCCGCATGGCCGCCTCCAATTCGGTGGCTAGACTCGCCGGCCCCAGCGTGGCTGGATCGGTCATCTAATTTTTCTCCGCCCCCATCGCCATCATAGTGGATGCCATTTCGTTTATTCTTTCCAGCTCATTCACCTTTGCCATCCGCCAGCGCGAGCTGCCGCCGCACGCCGCGCCGCGATTGCCGATACTGGCCGAGATTCGTGTGGGCTTTGCCACTGTGTTGGGGAACCCTGTGTTGCGCTCTCTGGCGGCCTGCATGGGTTCGATCAACTTCGTCGACGCGGGAATGATGGCGCTCTTCATTCTCTTTGCAACGCAGGAACTCGTCCTTGGGCCCGCGCAGATTGGGCTGATTTTGGGCTGCGGCAGCGCTTCCGGGCTGCTGGGCGCCATCGCCGCGGAGAGGATCGCCAGGCGGTTCGGCGTGGGGCGCGTAATTGTCTGGGGCGTGGTGATGTATGGCGTCGGAGCAATCCCGGTGGCCTTTGCTCAGCCGGAGACGGCGTTTCCGCTGCTGATCTGCGCCTTCCTGGTGTTCAGTCTCGCCGGTCCAGTGTTCAGCATCAACCAACTGAGCCTACGTCAGGCAATCACGCCGCATCGCCTCCAGGGCCGCATGAACGCCACCATGCGGTTTCTGAATACCGGCCCGATGGCCCTGGGGGGACTGGTGGGCGGCTGGCTCGGGGAAGCCATCGGACTTCGCCCCGCCATCATCCTGCTGATCACGGCGGGTCTGTCAAGTTTTCTCTGGGTGTACTTCTCGCCCGTGCGCAAACTGCAAGCATTCCCGGAACCGGTGGATTAGGAAACCCGCTTTTACGTTGTCATCCTGAGCGCAGCGAAGGACCTGCTTTTGCTTGTCGGTTGGCCTGTCGATGAGATGAAAAGCAGGTCCTTCGCTGCGCTCAGGATGACAGTGAATAAGGAATGCGCGTCGGCTTACAATCCCAGCTTGTCCCACTTGCCGTCCACGATGGCCTTGATGCGCGGGTCCATCTTCAGCTCGTCAGGCCAGGGGCGCGTGAAGCCCTCCTGCGGCCACTTGCGCGTGGCGTCGATGCCCATCTTCGAGCCGAGATTGGGCATCCGGCTTGAATGGTCGAGTGAATCAACCGGCCCCAGCGTGAACTGTATGTCGCGTTCCGGGTCAATATTATTGAGCGCCTTCCACACCACTTCGGCGCGGTCGTGGACGTTCACGTCCTCATCCACCACCACGATGCACTTGGTGAACATAGCCTGGCCCGTTCCCCAGATCGCGCTCATCACCTTGCGCGCCTGGCCGGGATAGGACTTGCGAATGGAGATCAGCATCAGGTTGTGGAACACGCCCTCGAAGGGCAGCGACATGTCCACCACCTCGGGCAGTTGCATTTTCAGCAGCGGCAGGAAGATGCGTTCGATGGCGTTGCCCATCCAGCAATCCTCCATGGGCGGCTTGCCCACGATGGTGGTCGAGTAAATGGGATCGCGGCGGTGCGTCATGGTAGTGACATGGAAAACCGGATAATCATCGGCGAGCGAGTAGAAGCCAGTGTGATCCCCAAACGGCCCTTCGCGGCGCTGCTCGTTCAGATCAACGTACCCCTCCAGAACAATCTCCGCCGTGGCCGGAACTTCGAGAGCCACCGTGCGGCAGGGCAGCATCTCGACCGGCTTGCCGCGCAAGAATCCGGCGAACATCATCTCATCCAGGTCCGGCGGCAGCGGCGCAATGGCGGAAAAAGTAACCGTGGGATCAGTCCCAATCGCCACGGCCACCTCCATTCGTCCCGCGCCACGGGCCTTCGACGCGCGACGAAAATGGTCGGCGCCCTGCTTGTGCGTCTGCCAGTGCATCCCGGTGGTGCGCTCGTCATAGACCTGCAAGCGATACATGCCGCAGTTGCGCTTGCCCGAGTCCGGGTCGCGCGAAAATACCACCGGGAAAGTTATAAACTTGCCGGCATCATCGGGCCAGCATTGCAGCAACGGCAATTCCATCAGCGAGAAATCCTTTTCGCGGACCACCTCCTGCGCCGGGCCGCTCTTGACCTTCTTGGGCATGAACGCGCCTAGCTCGAAGAGTTTCGGCAGCATGCGGATCTTGTCCATCAGGCCGTCGGGCGTTTGCATGTGCAGCAGTTCGCTGATGCGCCCCGCCACCTGATCGGGCGTCTCGCCGCCCAGCACGATCTCCATGCGGCGCGCCGAGCCGAACGCGTTGATCAGCACCGGCAACTTGCTGCCCTTCACGTTTTCAAATAGCAGCGCTGGTCCGCCGCGCTTGACCATGCGGTCGGAGATCTCGGTGATCTCCAGCACGGGGTCCACTTCCACGCTGATGCGTTTCAGCTCTCCCGCTTTTTCCAGCGCCGCTATAAACTCCCGCAAGTCTTCGTAGGCCACAGATGTCCTTTCCTGCGTGCGGCGACAGTTTGGCGCCGCATCAATAAATAATTGTACTGAATCTCGCGCAGCTTGGCGATTACATGAGGTTCCCGCCGGGAAAGTAAAATTTCATTGGCGCAACTTTCCGCCGCCTGCCTGTGTTTCTATCCGGTAGAGAATGATGGTTTCATCGATGGCCCTTATCTCGCAACGGCAGACAAAGTAGGATGCGCCATTTAGCGGCGCAAGAGATTTCGAGGAGGAGAATATGATTCGTTATCGCAACATCGGCAAGGCAGGCTTCGCGCTGGCAGCCATGGTTCTGGCGGCGGTGATTACTTTGTCCGGACACGCGCAGCGCCCCGGTGGCGGGCAACGCCCCGGTGGGCCGCAAGGCCCTGGAGGTCCGGGCATGGGCCCCGGCGGATTCGGCCCGCGCGTCGCGCAGGAACTTGGATTGAGTGAGTCGCAGAAATCCCAGATACAAAACTATTTGCAGGATACGCGCTCGCAATTGGATGTGTTGCGCAATGACGCCACGCTGACCGATGCGCAGCGCCGCGAAAGGGCCGGTCGAATTCGCGAGACTACGCAGGCGAAGATTCGCTCCGTGCTTACCGCCGATCAGCAGGCCAAGGCCGAGCAGCTCCGCGAGCAGGCGCAGCAGCGCATGCAGAAGCGCAACGAGCAGATGGTCGACCGCCGCATGAAGCAGATGGTAACCCAACTGGGGCTGAGCGCGTCGCAGTCGGAAACGATTAAGGGGCTACTCGATCAGCAAAAGTCGCAGGCGCGCGCCATTCGCGACAATGAGTCACTCAATCGTGAGCAGCGGCAGACGCAGTTGCAGGCTCTGCGAGAGGCGTCCCGCAATCAGGTTCGCGCCACGCTAACCGCCGATCAGCAGGCCAAGCTCGATCAGTTGCGCGAGCAGGCCCGGCAGCGGTTTGAGAATCGCCAGCAGCGTGGCCCCGGCGGTCCGGGAGGTCCGCGAGGCATGGGCGGCCCCATGGGCATTGGCCTGTAAAATACGAGCGGAAAGCACGCGTCAATATAAAGCCCGGCGAATGTTCGCCGGGCTTTTCTTCGGAAACAAGAAGCAAAATCCCGCGCCAGGAAAATCGCTTGACGCGGCTACCAAACCAAAATTGCTCCATGCACTGGTAGCCGCGTCATCCCGATTTTTGGAGGGCGCGGGGTTTTTCCATATTGCGAGATCAGTGCCAGATTGACGCGGGTCTACAGAATCAACATGCAGTCGCCGTAGGAATAGAAACGGTATCGTTCGCGCACGGCGTGTTCGTACGCTGCCAGCACATGCTCTCGGCCCGCGAAGGCGGAGACCAGCATCAGCAGCGTGGATTGCGGCAGATGGAAATTCGTCAGCATTCCACCGATCACCTGAAACGGAAATCCCGGCTGGATGAACAATCGCGTATTGCCCGACCCGACGGTGATGCGGCCGGAATTTGCCGCGGCGATATGCTCGAGCGTGCGCACCGTGGTGGTGCCGACGGCTACGATGCGGCGAACTTCGCGGCGCGCCGATGCGAGTTGCTCCGCTACCGCCTCGCTGACTTCATAACGCTCCGGGTGCATCACGTGTTCTTCGATCTTCTCCGTGTGGATGGGCTGAAACGTCCCGAGGCCCACGTGTAGCGTGATCTCGGCGCGTGCAATGCCGCGCTGCGACAGCTTGTTCAACATGGGTCGCGTGAAGTGCAGCCCCGCCGTGGGTGCGGCCACCGATCCACTCTGACGCGCGTAGACCGTTTGATAGCGCAGACGATCGGCGCGATCGTCCAGGTGATTGCCAGGTCTCAGTATGTATGGCGGCAACGGAATATGCCCGATCCGCTCGATCAGCCGTTGCAGCGATTTACTCTCTTCAAAGCGCAGTGTACGCAGACCGTACTCGCCCCGCGCGATGACTTCAGCTTTTAGATACTCACTGTGCTTTCCTGTCGCCTGGCCCGCTGCACTGGTTGCAGCTTCAAAGACGAGTTGCTCCCCGACGCGAATCTTTTTGCCGGGCCGCACCAGCGCCTCCCATGTGCGCTCATCAATCTGACGCGCCAGCATTGCTTCAATCTCCGATGTCAGATACTCTTCGCGCTTTGGGTGATTCTTGCCGATGGCCATTGCGCGAACGCCCACGCGCCGTCCCAACAGTCGCGCCGGAATCACGCGGGAGTTATTCAAGGCCAACACGTCGCCAGCCTGTAGAATCTCCGGCAGCTCGCGGAACTGGCGATCCTGTATTTCGCCTGTGGTGCGGTTGAGCAACAACATGCGCGAGTCCGTGCGCCGTCGCGGCGGATGCTGCGCGATCAAGTCGAGAGGCAGATGGTAGTTGAAATCATGGAGTTGCATTGTGAGTAGTTGGTTCAGTTAGAGTGTGGATGATTGAACAATTATGCGGGCAATTGCAGGATGGATTGCGCTCCTTGGCGCAGCAAATCTTCCGCGCAGCGCGCGCCGAGGTCTTCCGCGGCGGCCACCGTCAATTCACTGGACTGTTCCTTGGCGTTAATCCACTGCGTGCCAGCCGGGCTGATAACCAGAGCGATTAGCGTCATGGCGGTCGTAGGTTCATTTTCAAACGCCGTGTGCGCGGCGATGGGAATCTGGCAGCCGCCGCCCAGGCGACGCAGGAGAGAGCGCTCGGCGGTGGCGCTCAAGCGCGAACGAAAGTCTTCGAGCGGCGCCAGCGCGGCGAGGGTAGCTTCATCGCGCGAACAGGCCTCAATCCCCAGCGCGCCCTGTCCCACGGCGGGGCAGAGAATTTCGGGAGCCAGATACTCGGTGATTTGCTCCGCCCAGCCCAGTCGATGAATGCCCGCCGCGGCCAGCACAATGGCATCGAGCGGTCCCTCCTTCAGCTTCCGCAATCGCGTGTCGAGGTTTCCGCGCAGTGGTTCAATCCGCAAGTCAGAACGAACCCGGCGAAGCTGTGCGGCGCGGCGAATGCTGCTAGTCCCGATGCGCGCACCTTGCGGGAGATCTCGCAACAGTGCGCCGCCGCGGCTAATTAGTGCATCGCGCACATCTTCGCGCTGCGGCACGGCGGCCAGCGTGAGGCCATCGGGGAGCTGTGTTGGCAAATCTTTTAGACTATGCACGGCCAGATGCGCGCGGCCTTCGAGCAGTGCGTCCTCCAGCTCCTTGGTGAACAGGCCCTTGCCGCCGATCTGCGGCAGCGGCTGTGCCTGCATCTTGTCGCCGGTGGTGGTCATGTTGGCCAACTCCACGCGCAGGCCGGGATTGAGCCGCTCCATCTCCGCGGCCACCCAGCGCGATTGAGTCAGCGCGAGCGGCGATTGGCGTGTGGCGAGAATAAGAGGAGAGTGAGTCATTAAGTGAGTGGGCGATAGTTACTGCTTCAGATTGAAAATCTTCCTTACAGTTTCCACCAGCTTCAGACCGTCGGGCTGCTGCGCCAGTGTCTTCAAATGATGGATGGGCGAGTGTAGGACTTTGTGCATCATGCCTCTGGTCAGCGCGTCCACCGCTTCGCGCTGCTCGGGTGTCAGGCTGGACAGTTGCGATGACACGCGCGTCATCTCCTGCTGGCGCATCTCTTCCAAGTGCGATTGCAGGTCGATGATGGTCGGCACCACTTCCAGCGTCTTCAGCCATTTCAGAAACTTGTCGGTCTCCTGCTCGGCGATCTGCTCGGCGGCCTGCGCCTCGCGCATACGCTCCTTCATGTTGGAGTCAACCACCTGCTGCAGGTCATCAATGTCATAAAGAAAAATGTTGTCAAGCTTGTTGATGGCCGGATCAATGTTGCGAGGCACGGCGATGTCAATCATGAACATCGGCCGGTTCTTTCGTTCCGAGAGCAATCGCTGCGCGTCGGCCATGGTGATGAGGTAGTTCGGCGCGCCGGTGGAAGTAAGAATAATATCGCACTGCGCCGCGTGGGTGAGCATCTGATCAAACGGAACGGCGCGGCCATGCAGCATCGCGGCCATCTCGGTGGCGCGCTCAGGCGAGCGGTTCGTGACATATATATGCACCCCGCCGCTCGACACCAGATGCTTGGCGGCCAACTCACTCATCTTGCCCGCGCCGATCAGGAGTATCTTCTTGTCATTGAGCGAGCCGAAGATTTTCTTGGCCAGCTCCACCGCCGCGTAACTCACCGAGACGGCCGAGCTGGCGATACCGGTCTCCGTGCGCACGCGCTTAGCCACGTGGAACGCGCGAGTTAGCGCCTCGTCGAGCGGCCCGCGCAGAGTGCCGACGGTACGCGCCTGCGCGTAGGCCTCCTTCACCTGGCCGAGTATCTGTGTCTCGCCGATGATCATCGAGTCCAGACTCGAAGCCACGCGAAAAATATGACGAATCACGTCGGCCTGCTGGAAGCGATAGAGGTAGGGCTCGATCTGCGAGTGCGCACGCTGGTGATAATGCGCCAAAAATTGGACCAATGCGCCGGTTACGTCGCCCTGCTCGGCGTCTGAGCGCGCCAATATTTCCACGCGGTTGCAGGTCGACAGGATCATCGCTTCATGCACGCCGGGCAGAGACGCCACGGCCTGCAGCGCCTGCGGCAAGGCAGTCTCCTGGAAGCAGAGTTGCTCCCGGACTTCTACCGGCGCTGTACGATGATTCAATCCAATGAGACTAAAATGCATACGACAAAAGTCCACTCACTCAAACTAAGGAATACGAAACGAGTGCAGGCCGCTGTTGGTGCTCCACGTTATCAGAATTGCCAGGAATCCCGCGATGGCGATGTAGGCGGCCTTGCGTCCGCGCCAGCCCGCTACCCATCGGGCGAACAGCAGGCCGAGATAGATCAGCCAAGTGGCGAAGGCCCAGCCGATCTTTGGGTCCATGGGCCAAGCCGGCCCCCAGACAGTGCTGGCCCATATGGCTCCGGTAACAATGCCCATGGTGATAAAGGGGAAGCCCACGGTGAGTGACTTATAGGCCAGATCATCAATCGACTCAAGCGGCGGCAGGCGGTGGTAGAGCGAGCGCGGACGCTTCGACTTCAACTCGCGTTCCTGCAGCAGGTACATCAGTCCGGCGGCAAAGTTCAGGAAGAAAGCCGTGTATCCCAGCACAATCATGGAGACGTGCAGATACAGCCACGCCGTCTTGAGCAGGGGCGGCATC
This window of the Acidobacteriota bacterium genome carries:
- a CDS encoding OmpH family outer membrane protein, with product MKERIMVKFKSVKESNGMKRLIPMIMIAALTVGMSTAKAQTAQKMGIINIQMAIAQSTDGQKAAQALQARFAPKRGELEKMQSELTALQDQLRNQEKTLSDDARNKLMRSIDDKTRALNRTNEDATAEFQTAEQDAINEIGQKMMAIITDYAEKNGLSVVLDVSSPQTPVLYADQPSNITPAVVEQYNKIHAAAAPAAAAPAAAPKPAAAPAAPKP
- a CDS encoding PDZ domain-containing protein, translated to MVPPVVAQTAKPARDEEIRASLQQVASTIDAISTHAAEPVEIRRLIYDGAIAGALSRLDPFSVFLDEQQFLALRQQQRGVRQGFGAVLNVQAGKITVLQSVPDSPFARAGLGPGDRVVALNGQRIAQMGLEEMVELLQSARNGKVRLAVLQSGSVVPRDFELDPSEVASPTVDKNFLIAPGIGYVHVAHIERSTPSEIKEAIDRMADEPLNGLLLDLRGNPGGSVDAAAETVGLFLPEGDSNKPDRNLVVSLRGRNVPETRYATPTSGSSGGPSPAAFARLPLVVLINENSASASEIIAAALQEHDRAWLVGETTFGKGVAEAIMPLSQGAALVLTTARYFTPRGRSVQKELPATALAGILSGGRDGLGLWLS
- a CDS encoding MFS transporter; protein product: MTSAGVNRKSMAELAPETAPASPSLWRHRDYRRFWIAGTISGAGDQFTSLAIPLIAALTLHATPSQMGYMVALHGAPFLLFSLFAGVWVDRMPRRPILIACDLGRAAVLLTLPLAAVAGTMRMGHLYAVELLVGIMNVFFQVAHQAYLPSLIDRRRLMEGNSRMAASNSVARLAGPSVAGSVI
- a CDS encoding MFS transporter, encoding MAIIVDAISFILSSSFTFAIRQRELPPHAAPRLPILAEIRVGFATVLGNPVLRSLAACMGSINFVDAGMMALFILFATQELVLGPAQIGLILGCGSASGLLGAIAAERIARRFGVGRVIVWGVVMYGVGAIPVAFAQPETAFPLLICAFLVFSLAGPVFSINQLSLRQAITPHRLQGRMNATMRFLNTGPMALGGLVGGWLGEAIGLRPAIILLITAGLSSFLWVYFSPVRKLQAFPEPVD
- a CDS encoding menaquinone biosynthesis decarboxylase, with the translated sequence MAYEDLREFIAALEKAGELKRISVEVDPVLEITEISDRMVKRGGPALLFENVKGSKLPVLINAFGSARRMEIVLGGETPDQVAGRISELLHMQTPDGLMDKIRMLPKLFELGAFMPKKVKSGPAQEVVREKDFSLMELPLLQCWPDDAGKFITFPVVFSRDPDSGKRNCGMYRLQVYDERTTGMHWQTHKQGADHFRRASKARGAGRMEVAVAIGTDPTVTFSAIAPLPPDLDEMMFAGFLRGKPVEMLPCRTVALEVPATAEIVLEGYVDLNEQRREGPFGDHTGFYSLADDYPVFHVTTMTHRRDPIYSTTIVGKPPMEDCWMGNAIERIFLPLLKMQLPEVVDMSLPFEGVFHNLMLISIRKSYPGQARKVMSAIWGTGQAMFTKCIVVVDEDVNVHDRAEVVWKALNNIDPERDIQFTLGPVDSLDHSSRMPNLGSKMGIDATRKWPQEGFTRPWPDELKMDPRIKAIVDGKWDKLGL
- the queA gene encoding tRNA preQ1(34) S-adenosylmethionine ribosyltransferase-isomerase QueA, whose product is MQLHDFNYHLPLDLIAQHPPRRRTDSRMLLLNRTTGEIQDRQFRELPEILQAGDVLALNNSRVIPARLLGRRVGVRAMAIGKNHPKREEYLTSEIEAMLARQIDERTWEALVRPGKKIRVGEQLVFEAATSAAGQATGKHSEYLKAEVIARGEYGLRTLRFEESKSLQRLIERIGHIPLPPYILRPGNHLDDRADRLRYQTVYARQSGSVAAPTAGLHFTRPMLNKLSQRGIARAEITLHVGLGTFQPIHTEKIEEHVMHPERYEVSEAVAEQLASARREVRRIVAVGTTTVRTLEHIAAANSGRITVGSGNTRLFIQPGFPFQVIGGMLTNFHLPQSTLLMLVSAFAGREHVLAAYEHAVRERYRFYSYGDCMLIL
- the hemC gene encoding hydroxymethylbilane synthase, yielding MTHSPLILATRQSPLALTQSRWVAAEMERLNPGLRVELANMTTTGDKMQAQPLPQIGGKGLFTKELEDALLEGRAHLAVHSLKDLPTQLPDGLTLAAVPQREDVRDALISRGGALLRDLPQGARIGTSSIRRAAQLRRVRSDLRIEPLRGNLDTRLRKLKEGPLDAIVLAAAGIHRLGWAEQITEYLAPEILCPAVGQGALGIEACSRDEATLAALAPLEDFRSRLSATAERSLLRRLGGGCQIPIAAHTAFENEPTTAMTLIALVISPAGTQWINAKEQSSELTVAAAEDLGARCAEDLLRQGAQSILQLPA